ACGCGGATTTCGAGCGCCGCCCCTGATGCGCCATGCCTATGCCCGCCTATCTGGTCGATACGGATGTGATCGTTGCTGCGCGCAAGGGCAGTGCTGCGCCGGCGGGCGTGGCCGATTTTTTCGAGCGGGTAGCGCCGGAGTTGCGTTATGTGCCGGTGCAGGTGATCGCGCAATTGCGCGCAGGCATACAGTGCAGCTGGCGGCGCGAAGCGGCGCTGGAAGCACTGGCGCTGGAGGGCTGGCTGGAAGCCGTGCTGGCGGAATATGCGCCGCGGCTGCTGGAATTCGACCTCGATTGCGCGCTCGTGTGCGCGCGTCTGCATGGCCGTAGTCACGCGCATGGCGTCGATGGGCAGATCGCGGCGATGGGCATTGCCTATGGCTTGACGGTGGTCAGCGGCAGGCTCGACAGTTTCGCGGCGCAGGGGCTGCGCCTGGAAAATCCATTCAAATGAAGCTTACTGGGGCTTGTTGTCTTCGTCCGCCAGGGGATCTTCGAACGGATCGGCGGCAGGGATCGTGTATTTCTCTTCGGCCCAGGCACCCAGGTCGATCTGCTTGCAGCGTTCCGAGCAGAAGGGGCGGTATTTATTGGCTTCAGTCCATTCGACTTTGGCGGCACAGGTAGGGCAGTTAACGACGGTCATGATGGGGCAAATAAGTAACAGTTAAAAATTACAGAGCGTGAGCTCGAATGGTACATCTTCTTCCAACGGCTTGGGTTTCAAGTCGCCGCCCTGGGTAGTGAAGCGTACCCACAGCATGTATTTGTTGGCGGAAATTTCCGGGATGGCGCCGCTGTTTTCATCGAGGCTCAGGCGCAGCATCTGATACACCTTGCCTTGCAGCATTTGCTGGTAGCTGCCGCCATTGGCGATCAGCTTGACGGGACCGCCGGAATCGCGCAGCAGGCGCAAGACCAGGGCCAGCGCGTCGAACAGGGGCGCCAGCGGGGCGAACCACGCGTGGATATCGGTCAGGCGCTGCTCGCAGCTGCGTTTTTGCCAGGCAAAGTACGAGGGCAAGTCGAATTCGCAGGCGCCACCCGGGATGATGGTGCGGCCGCGGATGCTCATCAGCCATTCATTGTCGCGGATATTCTGGCCCGTCTTGCCTTGCGCCGCCACGAGGGCGCCGCTGACACTGTCGAGTTCGCCGAGGATGGCGTCCAGGGTTTCCGGCTCCACGTTCGGATTGCTGCGGTAGCCCAGCAGGCTCTGGCGCTGGCGCTCGAGTTCCTGCAGCAGGTCGGACTTCAGGTCGGCGCGGCCGGCCACTTCAAGCATATCGAAAATAGTTGCCAAAGCAACATGATGCTGCATTGCATGCTCTTGCTGGATGAAGAACTTGAATTTGTCGTACAGGTCTTCCAGCCGCAACAAGGTACGTATGCGTTCGTTGAAAGGGTATTCGTAGACAATCAAAATAATTCCCTTAAGTAAGGACCTGCAAACAATCCCGTGATTTTGAACCAAGCGTCGACAAATTACAAACGTTGCGGCCCGATTCCAGCCATTCTTTTTGAAAATGCCAGATATAAATCGTGCAACTGGGCAATCTGCGGCGCCAGGGCCGCCAAATCGCCATTATTGTCGATCACATCGTCCGCCGCCGCCAGGCGCATGGCACGCGTGGCCTGCGTGGCCATGATGGCTTTGACTTGTTCTTCCGATAAGCCATTGCGCGCCATCACGCGCGACACTTGCAGGCTTTCCAGGCAATCGATGACCAGTACGCGGTTGACCCGCTCCACCCAGCCGCCGGACTCGACCAGCAGGGGCACGGCAAAGATCACGTAGCTGCCCGTTGCTGCGGCGGCCGCTTCCAGGGTGGCCTGGCGGATGCGTGGGTGCAGGATGGCTTCCAGTTTCGCCTTGGCGGCGGCGTCGGAAAACACGAGGTTGCGCATTTTTGTACGGTCGAGGGCGCCGCGCGCATCGGCGTAGCCGGGGCCAAATTCCGCCACCAGAGCTGGCATGGCCGCGCCATTGGGCGCCGTCAGGCTGTGTGCGATCTGGTCGGTGTCGACGATGGAGGCGCCGCGCGCGGCGAACAGGTCGGCCACCGTGCTCTTGCCGCAACCGATGCCGCCGGTGAGTCCGACGCTGAAATAGGGGGCGTTTTGTAATTGCATGTGTGTATCCATAAGGGGCCGGTCAGCCGGTCAGGCCCAGCGTGAGCCGCGACAGGGGCGTGCCGTACAGCAGCGCGATCAGGCCTGCCGCCGCCAGGTAGGGGCCGAAGGGAATCGGTTTGTCGCGTCCCCGCTTGGCAAACACGATCAGGCCGATGCCGACCACGGCGCCGACCACCGACGACAACAATATGATCGTCGGCAACATGGTCCAGCCCAGCCACGCACCGAGCGCCGCCAGCAATTTGAAGTCACCATAGCCCATTCCCTCCTTGCCTGTCGCCAGCTTGAAGGCCCAGTACACGGCCCACAGGGCCAGATAACCGGCGGCCGCGCCGATGACGGCGTCCTGCAGCGGCACGAAAGTTCCGTTGATGTTGACCAGCAAGCCGGCCCACAGCAGGGGGAAGGTCAGGTCGTCGGGCAGCATTTGCGTGTCGGCGTCGATGAAGGTCATGGCGATCAGCAGCCAGGCAAACACGAGCGTGGCCAGGCCCGTCCAGCCGCTGCCGAAATGCCAGATCAACAGGGCCGACAGCGCGCCCGTCAGCAGCTCCACCAGCGGATAGCGCACGGAGATGGGCGCCTTGCAGGCGCTGCATTTGCCGCGCAGCAGCAGGTAGCTGATGACGGGGATGTTTTCCTTGGCCGTGATGCGGTGGCCGCAAGCGGTGCAGTTTGAGTGCGGCAGCATCAGGTTGTAGCGGTCCGTGTGCGGCAAGGGCAAGCCGCTTTCTTCCGCCACGTAATTAGCGGAGTCGCGCTCCATCATTTTCGGCACGCGGTGGATCACCACGTTGAGGAAGCTGCCGACGATCAGGCCGAACAGGGCGGCGACGAGGGCGACGGGCAAATTGCCGGGCGCGGCGAACAGCAGGGTATCTTGCAGCATGGTGGAGTTGTCTGAGGTGATGATGTTGCCGGGCAAACATTGCTTGGCACTGCCGCAGTGTAAAACATCTGCCGGCGCATGGGGATGTTTTGCGCAGGGTTCTGGTCGAGGGATGACGTCGGGCCAGCATGGCGGCGGTAGTTTTCGCGTGGATCGAATTCTTCCAGTCGCTCACCGATGTGTGGGTTTGTCACCCGGCTTGCGGAGGCTGTCCCGCAAACCGGACGCTGGAAACTCCTGCGCTGCCTTTAGATGGTCAATATTCGGTTGGCGGCAACAATGAGGTCACCTTTCTGGCTTACGGTGCACCTTGTCGCGCCGGTTGACCGCGCGCGCCAACAGCGAGCGAGTCAGGAGCTTATGAAACGGCATGATGATAAACAAATAAACTCGTCCCAAGAGATTGTTTATTTTAACCAAGGTTGAAATCGTCACTTCCGATCCTTTCAGACTCGGTTGAATGCTTATCCAGATCCGAAAATCCAGATGCTTGTCGTCACCACCGACGACGACTTCAGTGCCCGTACTTGAAATAATCGGAAACATGCCAATCTTGCCCAGCCCGCGATCGCTAAAGCTAATACTTTTCTTTAGTCCCAACGGTGCGACGATTCCGTTGCGCAGAATAATGAGCCAGGTGAGCATGCGATGCGGTTCAGCGAACACGGCGCGCCCCGCTTGTTCGGCGTCCACGTAGGTTCGATCCCCCTGACCGGAATAGCCGTCGGAGAAATCAATGCGCGTCAATCCTGACGCCGACATGGCTGCTGCCGGTGCGGCAATGAGGAAGACTTTGTTTGCTTCGTTTGTCATGAATAAAACGCTCTCTGTAAAGTGAGTGACGGTCGGACTGCGGTTGTTTTGATTGGCGCGCATTCCAAGTTTGCAAACGTGCACTGGCGAACGGAGTGCTTGCATAGTGGTCACATGGGCCGGAATGCTCCATCTGATATTGCGCCAAATAGACCACGGACGAGTACCGCATTTTTTGAGTCCGCAGTTGTGAATAAGTCCGTCAAATATCTGTTCTCTGAAGCACGTCTTTTTCTGATTGGACGGGCTTCAGTGCTGGCCTGCCAGGACAGTTCTTGCCGACTGCGCGTCGGCTTTCAGTGCGAAGTAGGTCCACATTCCTCCAAGCAGATCTGCGACGCCGAAAAAAACGATCATTGGGCTGGCAAGGCCTATGGCAGCGAAGGTCGTGAAGGCCGCGAACACGAAGAGGCGCGTGTATACCGACGCTACCAGAAACGGCTTGTTTTCGTGCTTGGCTGCGACCCACGCATAGACGCCAATCATGGATACGACAACGCCAAGCAAATGAATCCAGACCTCGGAGGTTGGCGGCATTTGTAAGATCGACAGCAAGAAGTTCGGCGCGACGACTAACACGGGCCCAACGACGAACAAGTAGATGGCGAATACTTTGGCGCTATACGCAGACTTGGACATGTTTTTCCTTTTCGAGAGCGTTGCCGATAGGCTTGGTGGTTTCACGGCGGGTGATTGAACTGTGGTGGCGATACTGCGCAAGCGCGGCACGGCTGCTGCCAGGCATGATGAAGACCGCGCATCGCGGAGGCGGAAACGTGGTATGCATTTAACGAATCCAGGCGTTGGCGGTGCGCACACGTGCACCGAGGGTTTTGAGAAGCTGGATCAGACCTAAATAGGCCCGGTCTACGTAGGGCAGTTCCTCCGGCAAGGACTGCAGGTGCTGAAGTGCCTGGCGCTGATGCTCGGCTGATGGACGTGGGTATGGCGGGTGTTGCGCAAAGTCATACACCGCCACGGTAAACGGCAACTTCTGCCAGGCATGCCGCTCGGCCATTGCCGGCAGCAGTTGCTGGCAAAAGTCCTGCTCATTCAGATTCGGCCCAATCAGGCCCAAGTCCCGATAGGCCTGATGCATGGCACTGTGGTCCGCCGGGGTGCGCAACTGTGCCGACCAAAGCGCGCTGAGCGCTTGGCAAAAGTCAGCGGCCAGCGTGCGGGTGCAGCCAAAGTCCAGCAGGCCCAGTCGGCCGTCCGGCATGAACAGATAGTTGCCCGGATGCGGGTCGGCTTGCAAGCGGTGCAGCACAAAGGTGCAATGAAAGAAGGCGTCAAACAGCAACTGACCAGCCTGATCACGTGCGGCTTGATCGGGTTCGGTCAGCAACCATTCGTTGAGATGCAGTCCCGGCAGGCGTTGCATGGTCAGCACGCGGCGTGTGGTGCGGTCCATTACCGGCTGGGGGATCACCAGGCCCGGCAGCGTGAGATGCTGTGCAAACCATTGCATGGTCTGTGCCTCGTGCAAATAGTCCAGTTCCTCGGCCAGTTTCTGTTCGATGTCATCCATCATGCGCGCGATGATATCGGCTTTGGGCATCATCTCCGAGCGTTCCCCCCAGGCTTGCAGCAGGCTGCGCAGCATACGCATGTCGCTGCCAATGGAGTCCGCCATTCCGGGGTATTGTAGTTTGACGGCCACTGCCAGACCGTCGCTCATGATGGCAGCGTGGACCTGACCCAGACTGGCGGCAGCAAAGGCGATCGGATCGAATTGCTGGAACAGGGCTTGCGGATCCTGGCCAAACTCCTGGCGCATCACTTTGATCACCAACGCGCGGTTCAGCGGCGTAACCTGGTAGTGGGCGCGGGCCAGTTCCTGGCGCATGCCCTCGGGTAGAAAGCCTAGTTCCATGCTGAGCAGCTGCGAGGCTTTGAGTGCCGTGCCCTTGAGCTGGTTCAACGCGGCAAACAGGATGCGCCCGAGTTCCGCCTCATGTGCCACGCGGGCCTGTTCCGTTTTCGCATCGTCGCGCGTCATCGACTTGGCCTTATGGCCCAGGTGGGTCAGCCCGGCCCGCGCCACTGCCATGCCGACAATCGCGCCACGCGAAAGACGTCCGGTGCGCGGCAACTGCGAAACCTTGTTCGTCCTGGTCGTGGGCTTCATGAGCGTACCCCGCCCAAGCCGCGGCGGGCCAATTGCAGCAGATCCAGCAAGCCATTGCCGTCTTGCATCAGGCGCGCCAGCTGGCTGCGCACCATGAAACCGCCCAGCTCCAGCAGCTTGTCCACCAGGCCGCTGCGCAAGGCTAACACCAGCACGCTCAAACTTAAATCGACCATTTGTGTGGTGTTGGAAAACTGCTCGGAGGTGTCGCGCAGCCAGTACGCAATGACGCCGTACACATAGTCGGCCAACAGTCCGGCCAGGCTGGGCTTGAAGCCGCAAGGCACGATTTCACCGGTCGTCTCGGCCTGCTCCAGCATCTGGAGGAAGGTTTGCTGGAGCAAAGGCTTGCCGGGTAGTTGCTCGCCCAACAGCAGCGTGGGCGCGCGCTCCACCATGCCACGCGCCAGACCCACAAATTCGCGGTCGGCCAGCAAACCTTCCAGCAGACTCTCGATCACCAGTTGCAGGCGCTCCTGCAGCGAAAATTCGTTCTGTCCCTGCGTCTTGTCGGCCTGCGCCACTGCGTCTGCAATTGCTTGCTGAAAGTAGGCGGTTACCAGTTTCTCCTTGGTAGGGAAGTATTTGTAGATGGTGGCATCACCGACGTCGGCGGCACGTGCGATCTGCTTCATCGTGGTGCCCTCAAACCCATGCTGGGTCATCAGGTCCACTGCGGTCTGAATGATCAGCCGATGGTTTTTGGCTTGTTGGGCTTTGGAAGTACGCATGATCGAAATTTGAAAAAGAGTGGAATGTCGGGGCGGGGCGAAACAATCAAGTCTGGCCCTACCATGTAAGCAGTGCGACGGCGAGCAGGCATATCGTTGCCCCCGCAGCTACAAAATATCCATTCATAGAATGGCTGGCGAGAAAGTTGCGGCCACGTGCCTCTTGAACTTGACGACGCCACAGACGACGCGTGCAAGCCCCGACCAGTACGTGAACCAGACCACTGTATTTGCCATATCCATTCTCGAGATTACCTCATGCCCTACATTGCGATATGAATATACGATACTTACTATCTATTCATTTAATATATTTCACATCTATTGCATAGTCAATGACTATTATTTGATAAAGAGGTCGATGTATTCCAAGCATGGCTTCATGCCGGGTGTCGGTGGCAATCCACGGAACTTGGCAGCGCCGCGCCTCGGCACGGCTTCTGACTCATGGATTTGTGCGATTCAGGACGTGGAGCCCGAGGCTGCGATTTGATGATGCCAGGGCGGTGCCAGTAGGCGAGCGGCAACGCGCCATGTGGGCCTAAGTAGTACCGGGCGACGGCATGGCCCTGCTCAGTAGCTCGTAAGAACCATATTCTTGCGGCTACGTAGTCGATTCGGACACCGTCCCTGGAGATGCATGAGGACTGGCGACATTGATTTGGGCATCGGCACGTCTAAGCCCGGCTTCGAATGCCCATCGTGATACGGCATGTTGCACCGAGTCCTGACTCATCGAACGCTTCCATCATGTCTCATCACTAAGAACCTACAGGCGCGCAGTCAAATCACGGCCCCCAGCTTGAAAATCGGCAAATACAGGGCAATCACGAGGGAGCCGACGAGCACACCCAGCACCACCATCAGCGCCGGTTCCAGCAGGGCCGACAGGGTGGCGACGGTGGCGTCGATGTCCGCCTCGATGATCTCGGCCGCCCGCGACAGCATGGCGTCGAGCGCGCCCGATTCCTCGCCGATCAGGGCCAGTTGCGTCAGCAGCGGGGGAAACACGCCGCTGTGCTCCATGGCCAGGGCCAGGCTGCCGCCGGCGCGGATTTCACGCTCGATGCGCGCTGTCGCTTCCTGGTATAGCGCGTGGCCGGAGGCGGCGCCCACGAGGCCCAGCGAGTCGAGCAGCGGCACGCCGGCGGCGAACATGGCGGCCAGGGTGCGCGTCCAGCGGGCGATTGCCGCCTTGCGCAGGAGCGGGCCGAACACGGGCAGGCGCAGTGCCCGCAGTTGCGTGTTGCGTCTTAAGGCGGGCCAGCAGCGCCAGGCCAGGTGCAGCAGCACGCAAGCGAGCACGAGCGCTGCCAGCAAGACCAGCCAGTAGCGGACCAGAAAGGCGGACACGCCCATGACGGCCAGGGTGGGCAACGGCAAGGGCGCGCCGAAGCTGTCGAAGACCTGGCGGAAGGCGGGCACGACCACGCTCATGATGATGGCCGTGACAACGATGGCGACGAGTACGATGACCAGCGGATACATCAGCGCGCCGCGCACCTGCCGCCGCAAGGCGATGGCTTTTTCCTGATGCGTGGCCAGGCGCGCCAGCAAGTCCTGCACGATGCCGGCCTGTTCGCCCGCCGCCAGCAGGTTGCAATACAGCTCGTCAAACAGCAGGGGAAACTGGCGGAACGCTTGCTGCAGGCTGCTGCCCGCTTCGATGTCGTGGCGCAGGTCGCGCATCAGCTCGGTGATCGCGGGTTTGGCGTGCCCCTTGCCGGCGATGTCGAAGGCGTGCAGCAGCGGCACGCCGGCCGCCATCATGGTCGACAGCTGGCGCGTGAACAGGGCAATATCCTTGCGCGTGATGGCCTTGCCCGGCGCGCTGCGCGCAGCCTGCACCCGGGTGGCCAGGATGCCCTGGCGTCTTAGCGCGACCGTGGCTGCGCCGGCGTCGGCGGCGCGCAAGACGCCTTCGGCCGCCTTGCCATGGCGGTCCGTGCCCTTCCATGCAAAGCGCCGCTCGGCCGCCATGTGCACCTCCTGCCGTCACGGTAGCAGCGCCGGACAAAAGCACCAGCGGCGCTGGCGGCAGGCTTGATGTGGCTCAGCCTTTTGTGGTTTGCACTTCCGTCTGCACAACGGCCTGGGCCTTCACGTCGGCCGCATCGTCCTCGTCGCTGTCCGTGCCCTTGCTGATGCTTTCGCCATCGTCGCGGCGCAGGGTCCAGAAGGTCAGCGAGGACAGCACCGTCAGCGCGGCCAGGGTCAGGAAGGCGTGGTGCAGGGCCGTACTGAGCATGGCGCGGTCCGACTGCGGCATGTCGCCCAGGTACCAGCCCGTGATCAGCGAGCCGAAGGCGAGGCCAAAGCTCATCGACAGTTGCTGCATCGAGCTGGCGATGGTGCTGGCCATGCTGGAATCGGCCTTGTCGACGTCGGCATACGCGATGGTGTTCATGCTGGAAAACTGCAGCGAATTGAAAAAGCCCATGCACAGACTGATGGCGACAATCACGTACAGGGGCGTGCCCGCGCCCACCTGCGAAAACATGGCGATGGTGATGCCGATCAGCACGGTGTTGACGATCAGCACCTGGCGGTAGCCGAAGCGGGCCAGCACGCGCGCGGAAATGAATTTCATGCCCATGGCGGCGGCCGCGGACGGCATCATCAGCAAGCCCGATTGCCAGGCGGGCAAGCCCAGGCCCAGCTGGTACAGCAGCGGCAACAGGAAGGGCAGGCCGCCCACGCCCAGGCGCGTGACGAAGCCGCCCACCACCGAGACGCGGAAGGTGCGGATCTTGAACAGGGTCAGGCGCAGCAGCGGGTGCAGCACTTCGCTCGAATGCCAGGCATACGCGGCCAGCAGGCTGATGGAGATGAACAGCAGCACGGCAAACGAAGTGCCGTCGATGCGATGTTCGCCGAAGATTTCCAACAGCCACGACAGCAGCGCGATACCCGTGCCGAACAGCACCAGGCCGATCAGATCCAGCGGACGGGGCTTATCGCCGTAATAGTCGGGCATGTAGCGGTGCGCCAGGTACAGCGCCGCCAGGCCGACAGGCACGTTGACGAAGAAAATCTCGCGCCACGACAGCCAGTGCACGATCAATCCTCCCACCGTGGGGCCCAGCAGGGGGCCGATCAGGGCAGGGATGATGACGAAATTCATGGCCGCCAGCAATTGCGACTTGGGAAAGGTGCGGATGATGGTGAGCCTGCCTACCGGCATCATCATGGCCGCGCCCACCCCTTGCAGCAGGCGCGCGGCCACCAGCATGGGCGCATTGACGGACAGGCCGCACAGGATGGAAGCGATGGTAAAGATGGCAACGGCGGCGGAAAACACGCGCCGCGTGCCGAAGCGGTCGGCCATCCAGCCGCTGATGGGAATGCACACGGCCAGGCTCAGGATGTAGCTGGTGACGACGGCCTTCAGGCTCAGCGGCGTCACATGCAGGCTGGCGGCCATGGCGGGAATGGCGGTGTTGACGATGGTGGAGTCGAGTTGCTCCATGAACAGGGCGGTGGCGACCACCCAGGGAAGGTAGCTTTTAATCGGGGAACTGGTCATGGATGCGAGCCTGAGGAGGTAAGACGGAGCCGACAGTACGATGAATTGTCACATAAATGGCGCCCGCGTGCCGCCCGCGCCATTCATTCTTGCAGTGCGCCGGGGGCATCGTCCATGGAACATTTGTTCCATGGCAATAGATTACTGGCAAGGCTAGCATGTGTTTTCCGGCAGTTCCCGCCCCTCCTTCCCGAAAGTCCTATCACATGAAAAATGCACTTACCTTCCTTGCCCTGAGCGCCGCCCTGTCCGCCTGCGGCGGCGGCAGCGATGGCGGTACGCCGGAAGCGCCAGTCACGCCGCCCGTCGTGGTCACGCCCGTCGCCGATCCCGTGACGGTCGCCTCGCAAGCGGTCGCGGCCCAGGCTGGCCTGGCCGTGATCGCCGGCGCCAATGCGGACGAGACGGTGTATGACGTGGCGGCCGATATCGGCGACACGTGGCGCATCACGTTCGACAGCGCGAAGAAAACCTACGCGATCCGCGTGCTGTCGACGCAGTTCGGCTTGAGCGACCGCAGCGGCACGTTCAGCGCCGTCACCGTCGGCAATCTCACCACTTACACGGCAACGGATTTCAGCGTCACCGTCGACGCGCGCACGCGTCTTCTTTCGGGCAATATCAAACTGGGTAATATGGTCTCGACCGTCAGCGGCACCGGCTATGCGGTGGGCGACGTGGCCAGACTGGCCGGCAGCTATATTTTCCTGGGGGCCATGCGCAATGCCTCGAACGGCGGCGACCGTTTCAATCCGAAAGGCAGCCTCAAGGTAGCGGCCGATGGCAGCGCGCAACTGTGTAATGGCGGCGTATTCAATGCGCAAGGCGTGTGCTCCGCGGTATCGCCGCAGCTGGAAGCGGAAAACGCCAGCCTGACCCTGGTCAAGGATGCGAAGAATGGTTTGCTCGTCGCCCGCCAGGGCCAGCAGGATTTCGGCATCGTCCACGTGCATGCGGGGGACCGGGGGCTGGCGCTGTTTATCGACCGCTACAGCCGCAACCAGGAAAACGTGCTGCGCGTGGGCACCATCGTGGCCGCCAAACAACAGAAGATCGGCAGCGAAATCGCCGGCAGTTACGCCTGCGCGGCGCCGGGCATCAGCGCCAAGATCGAGATTGCGGGCAACACCGCCACCTTGACGAATAACACGAGCGGCAAGACGCACGCGGAAACCATCACCGCCAACAAGCTGGGCCTGGGCGCGCAGGCCGTCGATTTCGATGGCATCGCCGTGTTCAAGGACCCGGCCGACGTGCCGGCAGATTACTCGATGTTCATGCCGGTGTCGTCGAGCATGGCGGTCGAGTTTTCGACCGACCGCTCGTATATGGGCACGTGCCTGAAAAATTAAGAGGTGCCGCCACGTGCCTGTGTGAGTAGGTCGGGTTAGCCGGTACGGCGTAACCCGACATCACCATCAGCGTGGCATTCGTTCCAGCGCATCCATCAACGGCATCGCCGCATCGGCAATCCGTTCCAGGCTCGCTTCGCGCAGGGCGGCGGTGTCCACCGTGTGGCCGGAGTCCAGCCCCGCCCAGCGCAGCAGCGCCGCACACGCGGCGGGCGTGTCGAACATGCCGTGCAAGTAGCTGCCGAGGATTTGCCCGTCGCCCGATACGGCGCCTTCCGGCCGCCCGTCGATGACGAAAGCCGGCTGCGCCAGCGCCGCGCCATGCGACATGCCCATGTGGATTTCATAGCCTGACACGGGCGCTTCGGCCGCGCCGCCAAACGCGCAATGGCCGGCGACTTGCTGCAGGCGTTTTTCCGCTGTCAGCTCCGTCACCAGGTCGAGCAAACCCAGTGCCGCTGACTCTCCAGCCGCGCCTTCCACGCCCCGCGGATCGCGCACGCTTTGCCCCAGCATCTGGAAGCCGCCGCAGATGCCCAGCACCTTGCCGCCATAGCGCAGGTGCTTGGCCAGGTAGGCGGGCCAGCCTTGCTGCTGCAGCCAGGCCAGGTCGCCACGCGTGTTCTTGCTGCCGGGCAGGATCACCAGGTCGGCCGGCGGAATCGGCTGCCCCTGCTGGATAAATTGCAGGTCGATGCCGGGGTGGGCGCGCAGCGCGTCGACATCCGTGTGGTTGCTGATGCGCGGCAGTTGCGGCACCACCACCTTGAAGGCGCCCCGTTCGGCTTGCGTCGTTTCGACGGCGTCTTCCGCATCGAGGAACAGGCCTTGCAGGTAGGGCAGCACGGCCAGCACGGGCTTGCCCGTCTGCTGTTCCAGCCACTCGATGCCGGGCGCAAGCAGCGAGA
This window of the Janthinobacterium agaricidamnosum genome carries:
- a CDS encoding cobyric acid synthase yields the protein MKSPFPVLMVQGTTSDAGKSTVVAALCRLLKRRGVTVAPFKPQNMALNSAVTSDGGEIGRAQALQALACGIAPHTDMNPVLLKPSSNTGAQVIIHGKVRAEMDARDYQQYKTIAMGAVLESFTRLRQQYDAVIVEGAGSPAEVNLRARDIANMGFAEAVDCPVILVADIDRGGVFAHIIGTLACLSDSERARIVGFVINRFRGDISLLAPGIEWLEQQTGKPVLAVLPYLQGLFLDAEDAVETTQAERGAFKVVVPQLPRISNHTDVDALRAHPGIDLQFIQQGQPIPPADLVILPGSKNTRGDLAWLQQQGWPAYLAKHLRYGGKVLGICGGFQMLGQSVRDPRGVEGAAGESAALGLLDLVTELTAEKRLQQVAGHCAFGGAAEAPVSGYEIHMGMSHGAALAQPAFVIDGRPEGAVSGDGQILGSYLHGMFDTPAACAALLRWAGLDSGHTVDTAALREASLERIADAAMPLMDALERMPR